A region of the Osmia bicornis bicornis chromosome 1, iOsmBic2.1, whole genome shotgun sequence genome:
cAAATGCACAAATAAATCTTGTTTAGTATTGAACTAAAACTTATATGCATATAAATTTATGTGAATAACTATgtaataaaacataaataataaatatgtaaaCAGCTGTAAAAAATGTTTTGTACGATATCGAATATCGACAGCGAATGCAACGTGTGTCATCATTAACTGAGGTGGCGtttaaatcagtttctgttcctGCCTAATTtgcgatgaaacgttgactgttttatcGATGCGAAATTCGGAGTTCGGCCTCGAATTGTAAAACAGTATCGTGACAATACCAACGAGACATGGGTAATCTCGGCGCAAGCGCAATGGTGTTCCAGATAGTAATAATGGATCGGGACCCATGTAGACActgagaaaaataaagtatGACAATGTTTGGAAGGGGGTTTAAACTTACTGACACTGTCAGTATACTTTCACAAACAAGTGTTGTTAATGTGATTTGACCTTTGAAATTGCTAGATAACTGTTTCTCAGTAGAAACCTTCGACAACCAAAGATGCTTACTCGGAGGTAACGATACAGCGAAACATCGGTCTCATAACCTGGTCTTGAGGTAAGTTTTACTCTGCAACAAATGGAGCTTTAAATTGTAACCGTTAAACGCCCCAGCcttattttaacaataattttaaacaaattcttatttatttgtttGTCGTAAAGCATACGATTTCAAATTTGCACAGGTCTGCTATCTAGCGTCTTAttgtttctctctttttctagATATCGGTAACCCCCGAGCCAACAGAAATCCTGTAACGATAAAACCAGTGATTGAGGACAGTgcaagagagagaagaaacaTGTCGTGCTCCAGCGAATTGTCACGATCCCAGGAATATCTCAGTTTTCGTAGTTCTATCCCACTCAGGAAAATCGTCGTCGATGCTGACGGCACTAAGGCAATTAATCCTTTAATCATAAAACATTCGACAATCGATTCAACATGATTGCGATTCGAGATCGAGACCCATAACGATGACCTTTACGcgattgtaattttttaaaacaaatctCGTAAGCGAATAACTGTGCTTCGTAATAAAACAAACGAAGTATCGAGTGTGCATTCGATGAATATTATAGTAACTGACACTAACTTATAGTGAAACCGGAACAACACGATCGATAAATCATTTGCCACGCAATGCCCTATTAAAGACGcgcaaatttttaaacgaaagagtttcgtatattaaaaagtaatgTTTATAGAAatgatatgaaattttaaaaatgcaaaaattaattttttttcctaGGGATGGAAGGTATACGATTCCAGTCCAAAAACTATTAAGTGCCCCCTCATATGTCTTCCACCGGTCAGCGGAACAGCGGATGTGTTCTTTAAACAAATCTTAGGCTTGGCGGCCAAAGGATATAGAATTATATCGGTAATTAGTATATAcatactttttttaaattataactaaaaaaaatataattcctTTTCAGGCCGAACCACCGGTATACTGGAACGTTAAAGAGTGGTGTGATGGATTCAGGAAACTCCTGGATTACATGGAACTCGATAAGGTTCATCTATTCGGCGCTTCATTAGGTCAGAACGTACGAAGAAAAATTAGTATGTCAACCTCAAGAAAaggtaattaatatgtaaaattacaataaaaatatttattttcaggtGGATTCCTGGCTCAAAAGTTTACCGAGGTGAACGCTCATTGTCCTCGAGTGGTATCACTGGTACTCTGTAACACGTTCACGGATACGTCGGTTTTCAGTTACAACGATTCGGCGGCAGTGTAAGCGCGTTGTTTTCCTATgtcaaaatattttctaaacgttATAAAGTCAGGCAAATTTTGTCACGTTTCAACGTTTGTATCGAGATAAGAGAAAGCGAGTAACAGAAAACGCGATACGTTATCATAAATACTTCTGCGTATAACtgctaatcaatttatagATTTTGGATCCTACCATCGTTGGTATTGAAAAAAATGCTAATGGGAAATTTCGTGACGGATAAGGTCGATGGAGAAATCGTGGAAGCTATAGATTTCATGGTTGAAAGGGtaccaaatatatttttcCTCTTATAGTAGACAAGTTGAATGGCTCGATGTTTAACGAACTGTTTGTATTCATAGCTGGAAAGTTTAACGCAGCCCGAATTGGCGTCTCGATTAACGATGAATTGCGTTAATTGTTACGTGCAACCGCAAAAAATATGCCACCTGCCTATTACAATTCTCGATGTTTTCGACGAATACGCGTTATCTAATTCAGTGAGAGAGGAGATGTACAAGTGTTACCCCAATGCCAAACTGGCACATTTGAAGAGTGGTGGAAATTTCCCATATTTGAGTCGATCGGCTGAAgtaaatttacatttacaggtaTTCGCCGTTGTCTATTCGGTCGATGGTGTTTACAATTTCGTTCGTTTGCTAAGCTGAACCAATGTATACTTTACAGATTCACTTGAGACAATTCGAAGGAACCGAGTACTCTGCCTCAGAGAGGACAAAGTTATAGCGATTTAGCTAAGGATAGTAAACAAATTCAAAGTCGTCATATCAAGACATATTCCACGTATGCGTGTTCCTTTACTTATACCCTGAATACCGGTCGGCCAGATTTTCACAGTGTATCAGTTACGTAATACGTATTAATACTTATGATAGCAATCTCAAAACCTTCTACAAATATACCCAACATATCAAATAtgctgaaatttttaataatgtacATAGTATCAAGTTTATGGTATATTGAAACTTATTGTATACTAAGAAAACtgaataagaaaagaaaaatattcgttCGTTGTTAATCAATGTCGATGGATTATTCAGTGTTTACCTCGATCTATGTAATACTTGAtcgaaataaatataattttgtaagaaACGTCATGGGTGATAAAATGTTTGCGAACTGGTGGGAACGTAGCGAGTCTAGTTTTATTGATAAATCGCATTACGTTTGATGTAGCAGTGGCTCGATTCACCTGGTTCTGCGTCGCCTGTGGCGATGCCGGTGAATGAACTCAGGATGTCTATGGTTTGCAAGACCGCCTAACTGAGAGACCGTACAAGAACTTGCTTGGTATCGATTTCTCTCGCTCGCATTTCTCTCTCGTCAGCTCAGATTACAGGGCCTTTCCTGTCTCTACCACCTATGGGACACCTTCACATTCTCGTACATACCGCGTACGCATTAATTACGATTGTCTACCGAGATGCAGCCAACTTAGAATTCTCTTCAACGGAACTCAACAAAACAGTTTCTAAATTCTTTTTAAACGATTGAGAGTATGGGACGACCTCTAAACAAAGAGATAAGGTGAgatcatttttatataatttaggtgtattttttaaatcatttgaTGCAAATGGGACAaagataatttatttaaccGTACCCTATCTCTCTAATCCTGGCATACAAATTATTTGAAAGCTTATCATCCCCATTAGGTACTTATCGTCCGCACGTCCAGTTAACTTGACATTTGAAATACTCTAATTCTAATCAAGCATAAACGTGAGATTTTCAAGGAGTAGCAACTGATAAGATTACAGTTATCGGAAATTATCGGAACGGTAGGCGGTCGTGCTGTGACATTGAAAATGAATCGTCCATTTAATGATATAATCAAATGCCGGCCCGTGAAGCGGGAAACGGCTACCGTTTGAAAGTTCAGTCTGTCCGGTGATCACGACGCGGATAGCCGCATGCCTCGTCCACGCTCGCAAAAGGTATGCTGGTGTACACGAAAGTcgtttcttaaaaatatatttaatgtaaGTTAAACTTGACAGTAATAATCCATAACATTAACAATTCTAATCTAAATTTAAGTTCAACTCGATAACTTATGCATAACTTAACTTATTAAGTGTGCATTGTGCACGCgttaaaatttaaatcaagTATTTTGACTCCGAATCTCCGAATCTTGATCACTTTCTGATCGAAGAAGGATCAATTGCCTTCATAACAATGTTACTCGAAGCTCAACACGGATGTGAGCGATCGATACGCGaatatatttgcgaaaaacaaTCAACATAGCCAAAGGAAAGCTGATACCGTGATACACGAGAACAGAACGTTTTGTCAATGTTTCTACATCACGACGCGATCCTCTGGACACAAAGACTGGCACGACCGTTTCCAAGTTTCTTGCGGTTGTTCGATCGACTAACAAGCTTCGCGTCGGTATAGCCTTAAGCGGAAATCGCTAGCAACCGCGAATTGATTCACAGGTGAAAGGAAGGATACGAGTGTTACAGTTTCCTTAAAAATACCAGATCGCCGTGAACATCGTCCTTTCGTCATTTTTGCTCGATCCAAACGTTTATTTATAATCCCTCGAACAGACAGTACCTACACGCTGAGTGACATTTCGAGCGATCGTTGTGCGGCTTCCAGTGACGCTTTGGGGGCGGAAACTGACGAGTCAATATCGCGTCAACAAGTGAATgtcatattaatatttttttcagaatatcGCCACTCTTTTCGAAGATATTCGTATCACGTAACTTATTTAAACGCGCGAAAGACTCGTCGTAACGTGACTTCATCTGCATTCTcattaaagtaattttaaacGATGATCTCCCGCCTGATGTCCCGCAATCAGGAGTGACAATCATTTTTAACTTTGTATTCTTCTCGTTTTACAGAACGAATATTCTCAAAAATGACGAACAGCCCCAACAATTGCAAAGGATTCACTTGAATCTTGAGTAAAGAAAATTCTCGTTTTTCCCTCAACACTGTTAGTCTACTTATTTGGAAGAAAATGGATCGGGACGAGGAGCGATTTCCCTTATTGGAGAGGAAGCTAAGCGCTTCGACAAAAGCCGCATATGCCTTGGGTCATATTTTTAACGACTTGACAGCTGCCATGTGGTTCTCTTACACCCTTATCTACTTTCAGAGGGTAGCCCTGTTGGAACCTATAACTGCTGGTGCCCTATTACTTCTAGGTATGAGATTCCCCGAACCATGGATccatagaaaaatttttaaatctatACCTTTACGTATCTTACATTTAAGGTCAAATCGTGGACGCGTTCGTGACGCCAATATTCGGGCTGTTGGTCGACCGCTACCTGAAAAAGAAGATATGGCACATCATTGGCTCGTTCATGGTTACCATGACGTTTCCGGTGATCTTCGGTGGTTTCGCAGAACCGTCAAACACAGCCGTTATGCTTATCTACGTGGTCAGCATCACCGTGTTTCAAATTGGTTGGGCAGCTGTGCAGATCTCCCATTTGTCCATGATTCCATCGTTGACGAACTCGCTACTGACACGGGCAGATCTAACCGCGATACGGTAACACCAACCCTTACCTCGTATCGCTTCTGACATTGTCCACGATAAATTTCAACCTTTTTCTTCTCGAAACAGATATTCCGCCCAGGTTGGCGCAGCTGTGGTGGTATTCGTCGTCACCTGGATAGTATTACCTACGAACGAAGAAGCAGTGATTCGATTAACCCAACAAGACAGTTATAAATTCCGAGTGAGtgatttgcaaattttcaaatttgcaaaatttcagcCATTAATTCGATCCACGACAATGCAAAACGATTCAAACGTCTCTTTTTTATCTCCATTATCTCTTCTTTATCTCTATAACTAATCCCAAAACGACAATTTTATTCCCAAAAACCCAATCTCATTATTTACCAGCTGTTTATCCGTTTAAGATCTCAATAATATTGTGACAAAAGCTACGAAAGGATTAACGATGATCTCCCTTTGCAGAACATAGTGCTTACTCTAACGAGCATCGGTCTAGTGTCTACCATACTCTTCCACGTATTTCTGAAAGGGAATCTTTTAGATACAAAGGATCAACAGAAAGAGAATATCGAGGAAACAAGGAGGCTGGTCGATAATCCCGTAAACAATCGAACCTCATGGGTCAGTATCACGATTCTTCTAAGAGTGGCTATGCTCTACGTGGCCAGCAGGCTATTTATTACACTAGCCACTGTATATTTACCTCTGTACATCGAAGAAACAGATGTCGATGGAAAAGAAGCACTGGCCACGGTTCCTTTGGTTTCATACGTGTCTTCCTTTGTCGCCGCATTGttgttaaaatatataaacaaaTCGTGCGGTACCAAGGTAAGGTCTTAGAATTATTTAGTGGTGAAGAGTTATTTCGATTTTTTATCACTTTACAGATGTGCTATTTTTTGGGCATCCTTATTGGGATGCTTTCCGCGGTTATCACGGAATTCGCTGGAAATTCAGCGCCGATCATATACTTGGTGGCGGTGTTGATCGGTAGCGCAAGTTCGATCACGATGGTCACATCGTTGAGCGTGACGGCGGAAATAATCGGGCCGCGAACCGAGCGAAGCGCGGTCGTCTACTCGATCGTCACGTTTCTTGATAAGGTTGTCACAGGATTGGTCGTGATTCTAATCGAGAAATGGTGAGAACGGTGATATTTCGTTTCTTGAAAAAGGTACCAACAATGGAATGATTTTCTTCTAGGAGGTGCACGGAACCTGCGCTCTGCCCGAATTACAATAGAGACACTCTGGCACTGGTTTGCGTCCTTTCGATGTCTCTAGGACTCGTCACTTTGTTCTCAATATCGCGATGTCTATCTTAGGAACCTTAACTCTTTATTATTAGTTATCATTCTCATGGGACTCATTCTTTGCAACCATCGATCGCGTCATTTTCATACTTTTGTCTATACTTTTGTAGAAAAAATTGTACTGCCAGCTGTACGAATAAAACTTTCGTGGTAAAACAGTTAAATAGTTTGAAATTCTTCTGTGGGCTCGATTTGCCTTCGGGCAAGGGCAAGGATAGAGGAAAGAACTTCTCATCCCTTGCCTTCAATCTTGGAAAAATTTTAGGAGAACTAGGAAAATTAGGGAAAGCCTCGTCTACTTAGAACCTCCTGCCCCCCGCAGGTAGATAAAAGAACAAATAAGATGAGTGGCGGGACACTTGTTCCCTTTTCCTTAACTAAGGATAGCCTAAGCTCTACACGATTATCATATATGTCGAATTAAATTTTCGCGGTAATCATCGCTTCTCGTACGATAAATGATTCAGCTGAGAAATTGACTTAACCGATTCGAGCCCGAGCTTGATGATATTCGCTGACAGATGTCGCGACGTGACTGCAGTATGATCCTCGGAATTTTCCAACAGAGAACGTGGATCAACGTGAGTAGCCGCTAGAGTACGATGACCTGCTCGATTTACGCGTTACGTGGCGAATCGTGGTTGCGTCGTAAGGAACGTAAGGCAAGATCCGTTGAATTCTGTTTAGCCGTTATTTCTAGAAGAACGATATACCGCGATTATCGTATGGGGCCTACAATAACGATAGACACGAGGCAAGGTTCGCGATATAGGTAGGGGGAAAGAACGAGGAGCGAGTGAGCGAGCGAATATCGCGACAGACAAAGAAGGGAAGAGAAACGAGAgcaggagaaagagaaagagaaagagaaagaagaagaaaaagagcgATCGCGTATGTGAAAAAGAAAggggaagagagagagagagagagagagagacagagagcGATAAAGGGAAAGAAGCAGAGGAACGAAGGCGCCTTGGTGGACCACGAGGCAACAACGACAAACGGCGCACACATCGGCTCGTGCGAACATGGCCCGGAAGGTGCGCGCGAGGCTACTGCGCAGAGTCTTGTTTTGCTCGGCTGGACGAGGGGAATACGGAGGCAGACGCGCGTTCACGGGGCATGGCGTGGTGCGCGTTCTAGTAAACAACTTGTGTGCGACTCGTGCGGGGAATCTCTCGCGCGGTTAACGAAGTTTCATCGTGGTTCTAGAATCGTGTTGTTTTCTGGTGCGCGTATGTGTGTACGTGTGTAGTGGTCGCCCTACTCGTGCTTACATAGAGAACAAGTGTGTTTCGCGCGGTGCTGACCGATATTCCCAGTGTCATCGATCGACCCTTGATCGTCCTCCAGTCTCTCGACGTTTCGCCGGAGGAGCATCCGGCAGTTCTTCCACCGTAGTGTCGACACGGTAAGTCGATATCACGTtggaatttcttttaatacgaACGCGAGTGTATGTGTCCGTTGTCACGATGCCGCGTCGTTCTCGAGTACTTATATACGATTGCGTACGGTTCGCGACGTTGTATGTATTTTCGGAACACGGGGCCGTCGTTGACCCAGCGCGAGCGAGCAACCGCCACGCGAAATCGAAGGACGCGTGTTAGCTCTCTCTCGATACCTCTTCGCCGATCGAATTCCTGTAGAATTTGGGAGTGCGCGCCTTTCCCGCAACAACGACAATCGAATCTCGCGTGACGTTCAAGAACCGACGCCTTTCGATTCTCATTGATCGGTGACTGTCATTTTTTCTGTTTGGTCGCTGTGCGGCGTGGCGCGTTCGTTTCGCCTACGGATATTATGAAGTTGACAGTGGGACACAGAATTACGATCGTTTACCTTCGACGTTGCTTTTGACATACGACCGATCATGGATATCACCGGTCTCGGGTTTCCTTCGGAACCGGATAAAGATCGATTCGGAGTAGCGACGTGTGCGCCGCGTGATTTCGTGTACGCGTCCAAACAACGATGTCAATGTTCCCTTCGTCGTCGGTTCGATGCGAGAATCGTGTGCGTACTTTGAAACGCGTGTATGTGTGTATCTTTGTGGGGTGTGTAGGGAGGAAATCGGGGTGTAAAAATGGTTCAGGGCgaaaggaagagagagagagagagagaatgagAAAGAACGACGAATAGGGACTACAGTGGGCAAAGTGGGGGACAGATAAAACAGAGAGGTGTATATATACACACTTATAGACGTTGGCGTTTGAATTTCACGAGGAGAGAAGAGATTACGGGCGCGCAAGATCGGCGTCGCTGTCTATCGTCGCCACCGCCTACCTCCTCCTTGGTAAAAGGTCCACGGAACGTCAATAGGCAGAGCAGCATAGCTATATCGCATTCCACGATATTTCTCTCTTTAGTCACTGACCTCGCGGCTGCTCGGCCAACCTCGTTTCGTCGCCACTCTCGCCTCCTTGTTTACCACTCTCGAGCAAGATATTCCGTCGTCTCGCTCGGAAGAGCTTCCTCGAAactctctcttcttcttcttctactacTACTACTTCTACTTTGTCTCCCTACTCTCTTCCTTTCATACTTATTCGGGGATGAAGCGTTTTCAAAGGATTTATAAACGGCTCCGAAAGAATGTCCCTTGTTCCCCTGCACTGTATTTTCTAGAAAGatagacagagagagagaaagagtggTAAAACGTAGCCGTTTACTAGGATACACATAACTAAAGGCGAATCGATCCGCCTTAACAACTCTTTTGAATCGGCTTTCGACCAGACGCGTTTACGTTGTACGGATTCATTGTTTCCGTCGCGATTTCGATTCCTTCACCTCCAACTATGTATATCCTCTCTTCTTTCTGAGCCTGAATAGAATACGGAAGCATAGAGCACCATCTGTCCGACAATGATGCCGCTGACTTTTACCGACAGGGACAATTTGATTTACATCAAAGAAAACGGCATACATACTAATATAATCGGCCCCTTGTATCCGCCGGTATTACGTTATAAAGCCTACGATTCATACGGTTACGCGAAATTTCTGTAACACGCATAAAtagataaatgaaacattacTGTGAGACGTAGGTGGAGCCTCTCACTGTTTGCTTTCAATTTCGGGAGAATCAAGAAAGTGCCTAACATAATAGAACCTTCTGTCTTAGTAGATAAAAGAAGGTGAACAAATAAGGTTAACGATGCGAGGCATTcctttcattatatttttagaaatgCTTGAAAGGCTATAAATCCGTACGTCGTCGTTTGTTTAACGAAGGGAACAATTAAAATAGGCGTGACTCCTGACACACGATATATGGCAATGTTTTGATCGACATCTTGAAACAGCGAAATGTGACGATGGTGTTTATGCACGGTAGTCTTGATCGCAGCAGAATATTGTAATCGAACGAGAGCAGAGATCCGTCTACTACATTAATTATCGCGGTAACATTAATTATATAGGGTGTATCATACGTGGACAAATATTTGTTTCATCGAATCTAGTAGATTCTTGACAGTCTATCTTTCGGTGACTTTCTCTTTCAACCCTCTCTCGCGTGCATGCGTCGAGATAAAAGTGCAGTAGGTAAGTAACGTGTTGCATTTCAACCACACGTGTCCCATGATCGCGTTGTGACATTTAACACGTTACTGCCCATAGGGATTACCGCTGATCGCTGTCACGAGCCttatacagtaaaagctggatatatgcaagaGAGATCGGGATCCAAACATTGCATAcatccagccgaggtgtcaATTCTTTGTCGAAATCGATATCGtaattttcagtagatactGTCCGGTTTGATGGAAATCACGGGCTTttcctaacatcataaagcacCTAATTTGCAGTCAATAGTACCGCAGCTTAGAAATATTCTGAACTGAACCGTGGCAACGATAAGTTTATGAAGCCATCGACCAGTTTAGTACTTTGCtagaaatatttgataaataaatatgtttggtgtcattttaatctgaaaaatctcacaaatgcgctAGTAATGTTAGAtaagaaaaattggaaaataaaaaagttttatcgttgaattaCTATTAGTGCCATATTGATGAATGCCGCTAGTATCATGTTGTATTTCTTATATGCACGAAGGTTCtcaatattatatttgttAAACTTTGTATTAAAGGGTTAATCACGTTTAGtaacgaataaataaataaataaaaataaattaatcacaCCAATATTACAGTTTGGATCATATTACATGGCTTCCTCGTGGAGGGGATAACCACCTTGCACTTATCCAGCCAATCTTTTCTTGCACTTattcagcttttactgtacttcaatatatttcaaattttttgcACAGTTCTTACAACATTGCCACAGGTCATAGGTGACACTCCGTTTACCGTGTCAGCCGCAGAACAATCGAGGATGAATCGTTTTCAAAATTCTTCCTTACCGTGCGTAGTTCTCGAATTCCAACGGAATAAATTAGCCGTGAAAATGAAATCgtttttttcgtttctttttttttttttttattattacacgCGGCGAAGTTgcgtatttttattattatatacacgGCACGTGGCTGGTGTGATTGCGTAACCCGTTCACGGTATAACGAGTTGGTGTACGCGTcgcaaacaaaatttttattacgttCACCAACGGTAAGGCAGCAATAACAACAACACGCTCACTCGGTCGTCCTTACATATTCCGCGCGCCTCAGTCGTGACTATTTTCCCGGGCTTGCGTAAGAAAATACGCTTCAAGGCGCTCGAACGGCTCGCGAGATCGCTCTCGCCGATTCGTTGCTAGCCACGCGTGAATACATATAACGATCTATGAAGCCTCT
Encoded here:
- the LOC114872832 gene encoding maspardin-like; the protein is MSCSSELSRSQEYLSFRSSIPLRKIVVDADGTKGWKVYDSSPKTIKCPLICLPPVSGTADVFFKQILGLAAKGYRIISAEPPVYWNVKEWCDGFRKLLDYMELDKVHLFGASLGGFLAQKFTEVNAHCPRVVSLVLCNTFTDTSVFSYNDSAAVFWILPSLVLKKMLMGNFVTDKVDGEIVEAIDFMVERLESLTQPELASRLTMNCVNCYVQPQKICHLPITILDVFDEYALSNSVREEMYKCYPNAKLAHLKSGGNFPYLSRSAEVNLHLQIHLRQFEGTEYSASERTKL
- the LOC114872830 gene encoding major facilitator superfamily domain-containing protein 12-like encodes the protein MDRDEERFPLLERKLSASTKAAYALGHIFNDLTAAMWFSYTLIYFQRVALLEPITAGALLLLGQIVDAFVTPIFGLLVDRYLKKKIWHIIGSFMVTMTFPVIFGGFAEPSNTAVMLIYVVSITVFQIGWAAVQISHLSMIPSLTNSLLTRADLTAIRYSAQVGAAVVVFVVTWIVLPTNEEAVIRLTQQDSYKFRNIVLTLTSIGLVSTILFHVFLKGNLLDTKDQQKENIEETRRLVDNPVNNRTSWVSITILLRVAMLYVASRLFITLATVYLPLYIEETDVDGKEALATVPLVSYVSSFVAALLLKYINKSCGTKMCYFLGILIGMLSAVITEFAGNSAPIIYLVAVLIGSASSITMVTSLSVTAEIIGPRTERSAVVYSIVTFLDKVVTGLVVILIEKWRCTEPALCPNYNRDTLALVCVLSMSLGLVTLFSISRCLS